Proteins encoded by one window of Anaeromyxobacter diazotrophicus:
- a CDS encoding ATP-binding response regulator, producing the protein MNEEASSERLLVLAPTGRDAELALEVLRGAGLEGEACRGMAPLCEALEAGAGAALLAEEVLSPAQAALLTAWVARQPPWSDLPVLIFTSQGGPLDLRGPALARLGTLGNVTLLDRPLRRMMLVSAARAALRARRRQYAARDVLAAQRRSMTARDQFLAMLGHELRNPLGAITLAAQVMERKGGADARQLGVVQRQAAQLGRLVDDLLDVARVTSGKITLERRPLDLGELVTRSLEALEPVAAARPVAFAFRPPGEPLAVEGDPARLEQVVANLVRNAIKYTAPGGHVEVALARDGSDAVLVVRDDGIGIAPDHLAHVFDLFMQVPTTLDRSQGGLGLGLTVTRTLVAMHGGAITVESAGVGRGSTFTARLPLLPAGQEAPAAGAQRAPPLRRRRVLVVDDGEDNRAVMQMCLEGLGQEVRVASDGPSAVAQALAEPFEVILVDIGLPQLDGYEVARRIRSALGRAPFLVAATGYGQPEDRQRSLDAGFDFHLTKPIGLRAVEDVLRRADGRR; encoded by the coding sequence GTGAACGAGGAGGCCAGCTCGGAGCGGCTGCTCGTCCTGGCGCCCACCGGGCGCGACGCGGAGCTGGCGCTGGAGGTGCTGCGGGGGGCGGGCCTGGAGGGGGAGGCGTGCCGCGGGATGGCGCCCCTGTGCGAGGCGCTCGAGGCCGGGGCCGGCGCCGCCCTCCTCGCCGAGGAGGTGCTGTCCCCGGCGCAGGCGGCCCTGCTCACGGCCTGGGTGGCGCGGCAGCCGCCCTGGTCGGACCTCCCGGTACTGATCTTCACGAGCCAGGGCGGCCCGCTCGACCTGCGCGGCCCGGCGCTGGCGCGGCTCGGCACGCTCGGCAACGTCACCCTGCTCGACCGCCCGCTCCGCCGCATGATGCTCGTGAGCGCCGCCCGCGCCGCGCTGCGCGCGCGCCGGCGCCAGTACGCCGCCCGCGACGTCCTCGCCGCGCAGCGGCGCTCGATGACCGCACGCGACCAGTTCCTCGCCATGCTGGGCCACGAGCTCCGCAACCCGCTCGGCGCCATCACGCTCGCGGCGCAGGTCATGGAGCGCAAGGGCGGCGCCGACGCGCGGCAGCTCGGGGTGGTGCAGCGGCAGGCCGCGCAGCTCGGGCGGCTGGTGGACGACCTGCTCGACGTCGCGCGCGTCACCTCCGGGAAGATCACCCTCGAGCGACGCCCGCTCGACCTGGGGGAGCTCGTGACGCGCTCGCTCGAGGCCCTGGAGCCGGTCGCCGCCGCGCGCCCGGTCGCGTTCGCGTTCCGGCCGCCGGGCGAGCCGCTCGCCGTGGAGGGCGACCCGGCGCGGCTCGAGCAGGTGGTCGCGAACCTCGTCCGCAACGCCATCAAGTACACGGCGCCCGGCGGGCACGTGGAGGTGGCCCTCGCCCGCGACGGCTCCGACGCGGTCCTCGTGGTGCGCGACGACGGGATCGGGATCGCCCCTGACCACCTGGCGCACGTCTTCGACCTCTTCATGCAGGTGCCCACCACGCTCGACCGCTCGCAGGGCGGGCTCGGGCTCGGGCTCACCGTGACGCGGACGCTCGTGGCCATGCACGGCGGCGCCATCACGGTCGAGAGCGCCGGCGTCGGGCGCGGCTCGACCTTCACCGCGCGCCTGCCACTCCTGCCCGCCGGGCAGGAAGCGCCCGCCGCCGGCGCCCAGCGCGCGCCGCCCCTGCGCCGCCGCCGGGTGCTGGTGGTGGACGACGGAGAGGACAACCGCGCCGTGATGCAGATGTGCCTCGAGGGCCTGGGCCAGGAGGTCCGGGTCGCCTCCGACGGCCCGAGCGCCGTCGCCCAGGCGCTCGCCGAGCCCTTCGAGGTGATCCTGGTCGACATCGGCCTGCCCCAGCTCGACGGGTACGAGGTGGCGCGCCGCATCCGGAGCGCGCTGGGGAGGGCGCCCTTCCTCGTCGCCGCGACGGGGTACGGGCAGCCGGAGGACCGCCAGCGCTCCCTCGACGCGGGGTTCGACTTTCACCTCACGAAGCCCATCGGCCTGCGCGCCGTCGAGGACGTCCTGCGCCGCGCCGACGGACGTCGGTGA
- a CDS encoding ATPase domain-containing protein, with protein MPDAGSSPRCTSGIPGLDDVLGGGFPSRRLYLLQGTPGAGKTTLGLQFLLAGLARGERALYISMSETREELVAVARSHGWSLDALDVLELAEDAPEENTLFHPSEVELGERMRRILSEVERVKPSRVVLDSCTELRLLAQNGLRYRREILALKSELAVADRTILLVDNPSPDAPDVLLQSLAHGVLTMEQLHPAFGAERRRLRVLKMRGVAYRGGYHDFVIRTGGLQVFPRLVAAEHRGSLDEKAFPSGLPALDALLGGGLARGTSTLVMGPSGSGKSSLGTLYARRAAQRGERVAVFAFDESRATMLARARSLGMELDSALASGLLSLQQVDPAELAPGEFVHQVRRAVDEHGARMVIIDSLNGFLQAMPDESFLILQLHELLAYLAQKGVMALLLVAQHGLLGEELSSPADVSYLSDTVVLLRFFEVEGAVRKAISVMKKRTGAHETTIREYLLSSSGVALGEPLSHLRGVLTGVPLPREAGGRPGEAE; from the coding sequence ATGCCCGACGCAGGCTCCTCTCCCAGGTGCACCTCAGGCATCCCGGGTCTGGACGACGTCCTGGGCGGCGGCTTCCCCAGCCGGCGCCTCTACCTCCTGCAGGGAACCCCCGGCGCGGGCAAGACGACGCTCGGGCTGCAGTTCCTGCTGGCCGGCCTCGCGCGCGGGGAGCGCGCGCTCTACATCTCGATGTCCGAGACGCGCGAGGAGCTCGTCGCCGTGGCGCGCTCCCATGGCTGGTCCCTCGATGCGCTCGACGTGCTCGAGCTGGCCGAGGACGCGCCCGAGGAGAACACCCTCTTCCACCCCTCCGAGGTGGAGCTCGGCGAGCGCATGCGGCGCATCCTGAGCGAAGTCGAGCGGGTGAAGCCCTCCCGCGTCGTGCTGGACTCCTGCACCGAGCTCCGGCTCCTGGCTCAGAACGGGCTCCGCTACCGGCGCGAGATCCTGGCTCTGAAGAGCGAGCTCGCCGTCGCGGATCGCACCATCCTGCTGGTGGACAACCCTTCCCCCGACGCGCCCGACGTCCTCCTGCAGAGCCTCGCCCACGGCGTGCTCACCATGGAGCAGCTCCACCCCGCCTTCGGCGCCGAGCGGCGGCGGCTCCGGGTGCTCAAGATGCGGGGGGTGGCTTACCGCGGCGGCTATCACGACTTCGTCATCCGCACGGGCGGCCTCCAGGTCTTCCCGCGGCTGGTCGCCGCCGAGCACCGGGGGAGCCTCGACGAGAAGGCGTTCCCGAGCGGGCTCCCCGCCCTCGACGCGCTGCTCGGCGGCGGGCTCGCGCGCGGCACGAGCACGCTCGTCATGGGGCCGTCGGGCTCCGGGAAGTCCTCGCTCGGCACGCTCTACGCGCGCCGCGCGGCGCAGCGCGGCGAGCGGGTCGCGGTGTTCGCGTTCGACGAAAGCCGCGCGACCATGCTCGCGCGCGCCCGCTCGCTCGGGATGGAGCTCGACAGCGCGCTCGCGTCGGGCCTCCTCAGCCTCCAGCAGGTCGATCCCGCGGAGCTCGCGCCCGGCGAGTTCGTGCACCAGGTCCGCCGCGCCGTGGACGAGCATGGGGCGCGGATGGTGATCATCGACAGCCTGAACGGCTTCCTGCAGGCGATGCCCGACGAGAGCTTCCTCATCCTGCAGCTGCACGAGCTGCTCGCCTACCTCGCGCAGAAGGGCGTCATGGCGCTCCTGCTCGTGGCGCAGCACGGCCTCCTCGGCGAGGAGCTCAGCTCCCCCGCCGACGTGAGCTACCTCTCCGACACGGTGGTGCTGCTCCGGTTCTTCGAGGTGGAGGGCGCGGTCCGCAAGGCCATCTCCGTCATGAAGAAGCGCACCGGAGCGCACGAGACGACCATCCGCGAGTACCTCCTCTCCTCGAGCGGCGTCGCGCTGGGCGAGCCGCTCTCCCATCTGCGCGGCGTCCTCACCGGCGTGCCGCTCCCGCGCGAGGCCGGCGGGCGGCCGGGCGAGGCGGAGTGA
- a CDS encoding COX15/CtaA family protein gives MRAFARFAWAVLAYDVAVIAWGALVRATGSGAGCGQHWPLCNGEVVPRAPGAEMAVEFTHRATSGIALVLVVALFVWARRALPRGHAARRAAAASLAFMVAEALLGAGLVLFGWVAKDASAGRGFAMALHLANTFFLLASLALTAGWADSSGKLALRRDTLSRLAALGAVALLLAGVSGAVAALGDTLFPAVSFAAGLREELSGGAHVLLRLRVAHPFAALAAAGVLLGAAAVALRPEGHPRARRAALALAALVVVEFAAGVVNLLLLAPVAMQVVHLVLADLTWIALVLTAGWSALPDARSREVAAPARQPAPAAG, from the coding sequence ATGAGAGCTTTCGCGCGCTTCGCCTGGGCGGTCCTCGCGTACGACGTGGCCGTGATCGCCTGGGGCGCCCTCGTGCGGGCCACCGGCTCCGGCGCCGGGTGCGGGCAGCACTGGCCGCTCTGCAATGGGGAGGTGGTGCCGCGGGCGCCGGGCGCGGAGATGGCGGTCGAGTTCACCCACCGCGCGACGAGCGGGATCGCGCTGGTGCTGGTGGTGGCGCTCTTCGTCTGGGCGCGGCGGGCGCTGCCGCGCGGGCACGCGGCGCGGCGGGCCGCCGCGGCCTCGCTCGCCTTCATGGTCGCCGAGGCGCTGCTCGGCGCGGGGTTGGTGCTCTTCGGCTGGGTGGCGAAGGACGCCTCGGCCGGCCGCGGCTTCGCCATGGCGCTCCACCTCGCGAACACCTTCTTCCTGCTCGCGTCCCTGGCGCTCACCGCCGGGTGGGCGGACTCCAGCGGGAAGCTCGCCCTGCGCCGTGACACCCTCTCGCGCCTCGCCGCGCTGGGCGCGGTGGCGCTTCTCCTCGCCGGCGTCTCGGGCGCGGTGGCCGCGCTCGGAGACACGCTCTTCCCGGCGGTGAGCTTCGCGGCGGGGCTGCGCGAGGAGCTGTCCGGCGGCGCGCACGTCCTCCTGCGGCTGCGGGTGGCGCACCCGTTCGCCGCGCTGGCGGCGGCCGGGGTCCTCCTCGGCGCGGCGGCGGTCGCGCTGCGGCCGGAGGGGCACCCGCGGGCCCGCCGGGCGGCCCTGGCGCTGGCGGCCCTGGTGGTGGTGGAGTTCGCCGCGGGCGTGGTGAACCTGCTCCTCCTCGCCCCGGTGGCGATGCAGGTGGTCCACCTCGTCCTGGCCGACCTCACCTGGATCGCGCTGGTCCTCACCGCCGGCTGGAGCGCGCTCCCGGACGCCCGCTCGCGCGAGGTGGCGGCGCCCGCGCGGCAGCCCGCTCCCGCGGCAGGGTGA